Proteins found in one Clostridium butyricum genomic segment:
- a CDS encoding class I SAM-dependent methyltransferase produces MKIAVTTTRQCDVSLMNKAQSVSEELDIPYIKRENIGINQILENRNIEYLLVVEKDKITLKGKDSVLFWHPNMSELKIKSINKGNKEALIESTQLKDGDSVLDCTLGLAGDSLVFSFVVGENGKVVGTEVNKFIAYLCKNGLSSYKNNKGETPQYMKNIKVINVSYEEYLTTQSNDSFDVVYFDPMFKKPNKKSSSINALRNFANHNSITKNTLLEALRVCKKRVVIKERQGENDFETLGIKTYYGSEKSGSIIYGVIEKKDMNQFENQVNAKG; encoded by the coding sequence ATGAAAATAGCAGTTACAACTACAAGACAATGTGACGTGAGTTTAATGAATAAAGCTCAAAGTGTGTCAGAAGAGTTAGATATACCATATATAAAAAGAGAAAATATAGGAATTAATCAAATATTAGAAAATAGAAATATAGAATATTTATTGGTAGTCGAAAAAGATAAAATAACGCTCAAAGGAAAAGACAGTGTATTGTTTTGGCATCCTAACATGTCAGAACTTAAGATTAAATCAATAAATAAAGGCAATAAGGAAGCCTTGATTGAATCAACTCAATTAAAAGATGGTGATAGTGTTTTAGATTGTACTTTAGGACTTGCAGGAGATTCACTTGTTTTTTCATTTGTTGTAGGTGAAAATGGAAAAGTAGTAGGGACCGAAGTTAATAAGTTTATAGCATATCTTTGCAAAAACGGATTGAGCTCTTATAAAAATAATAAGGGTGAAACTCCCCAATATATGAAAAATATAAAGGTTATTAATGTGTCATATGAAGAATATTTAACAACACAAAGTAATGATAGTTTCGATGTTGTGTACTTTGATCCTATGTTTAAAAAACCTAATAAAAAATCATCATCAATTAATGCATTAAGAAATTTTGCAAACCATAATAGTATAACTAAGAATACTTTACTTGAAGCATTAAGAGTCTGTAAAAAAAGAGTTGTTATAAAGGAAAGACAAGGTGAAAATGATTTTGAAACTTTGGGTATAAAAACATATTATGGAAGTGAAAAAAGTGGTTCAATTATTTATGGTGTTATTGAAAAAAAGGATATGAATCAATTTGAAAATCAAGTTAATGCTAAGGGATAA
- a CDS encoding DUF5105 domain-containing protein produces MNKLKKIATLLLTTFMLSIAMVGCGEKIESPELVTESYYDLIVYGDTSKLESMGLGSDDVDTLKEEIQTQLKTQTKNNFTASGLKITDEQLENVINAQNEAMKKISCTVEPVSSDKQTAVVTLKTNYLNITEADEKAANEAVKEAQSMGITSQKELLEKATELYINKLIDACKNIEPSSETVEKNMTLKLQSFDVNGKAKKMWAPENPVTFGNDIGTMVTH; encoded by the coding sequence ATGAACAAACTTAAAAAAATTGCAACATTATTATTAACTACTTTTATGTTGTCAATTGCTATGGTAGGATGTGGTGAAAAAATTGAATCACCAGAATTAGTAACTGAATCATACTACGATTTAATTGTATATGGAGATACAAGTAAATTAGAATCAATGGGATTAGGTAGTGATGATGTAGATACTTTAAAGGAAGAAATACAAACACAATTAAAGACACAAACAAAAAATAATTTTACGGCATCAGGATTAAAAATAACTGATGAACAATTAGAAAACGTAATAAATGCACAAAATGAAGCTATGAAAAAAATAAGCTGTACTGTTGAACCAGTTTCAAGTGATAAACAAACAGCAGTTGTTACTCTAAAAACAAATTATCTTAATATAACAGAAGCAGATGAAAAAGCAGCTAATGAGGCTGTAAAAGAAGCTCAAAGTATGGGAATTACAAGTCAAAAAGAATTATTAGAAAAAGCAACTGAACTTTACATAAATAAGTTAATAGATGCATGTAAAAATATTGAACCATCATCTGAAACAGTAGAGAAAAACATGACATTAAAACTTCAATCATTTGATGTTAATGGTAAAGCTAAAAAGATGTGGGCGCCTGAAAATCCAGTTACATTTGGAAATGATATTGGAACTATGGTAACACACTAA
- a CDS encoding MATE family efflux transporter yields MKSKSIFEEKSINQLIVLFSFPTICSLVLESLSSMIDTVFAGHLGNISTIALSAMGIINPILLLLIAAQLIFGVSTSLLISKRLGENSQEKINNTFKVGFYSCCISSVSISLLIFLFENQILSVLGASGEVIILAKEYLNIALIFNVFSSTGYMLVNNIRAFGYPKIEIIVGVISTIINIVFNVIFTFILNMGIKGIALSTLISEVFYFGFSIIFLIRKGLWIKKSSFDFKESKEILISLVKIGFVQFLMQSLNSVSGFIINKVLIKYGSVSYVGAWSICSNINMVILLPLIGLTQGVQSVISYFHGSKDKNREDMVKSKIVRYSLIYSICVTVLVYIFSREILNVFTEDINLIMLSIPIIKIVVITFPLVGLIYTLITFMQVLGQESSASKLELMRQVVFTIPLVIIIPILFSNYNILNVEPQLAVFFSMPISTILIIIIYFKKIKTILKCIL; encoded by the coding sequence ATGAAAAGTAAAAGCATATTTGAAGAGAAATCAATAAATCAGTTAATAGTACTATTTTCATTTCCAACAATATGTTCTTTAGTTCTTGAATCATTATCATCAATGATAGATACAGTTTTTGCAGGGCATTTAGGCAATATAAGTACTATAGCTTTGTCAGCTATGGGAATCATAAATCCCATACTACTTTTATTGATAGCAGCTCAATTAATATTTGGTGTATCAACAAGTTTATTAATATCAAAAAGACTAGGAGAAAATAGTCAGGAAAAAATAAATAATACTTTTAAAGTTGGATTCTATTCTTGTTGCATATCAAGTGTATCAATTTCATTATTAATATTTCTGTTTGAGAACCAAATTTTGAGTGTACTTGGAGCAAGCGGAGAAGTTATCATATTAGCTAAGGAATATCTAAATATAGCTTTAATTTTTAATGTTTTTAGTTCAACAGGTTATATGTTAGTCAATAATATAAGAGCCTTTGGATATCCGAAAATAGAAATAATCGTTGGAGTTATATCTACAATTATAAATATAGTATTTAATGTTATTTTTACATTTATATTAAATATGGGGATTAAAGGAATTGCTCTATCAACATTAATAAGTGAAGTTTTCTATTTTGGATTTTCAATTATTTTTTTAATAAGAAAAGGACTATGGATAAAGAAAAGCAGCTTTGATTTTAAAGAGTCAAAGGAAATATTGATATCATTAGTTAAGATTGGATTTGTACAGTTTCTAATGCAGTCTTTAAATAGTGTTAGTGGATTTATTATAAATAAAGTATTGATAAAATATGGAAGTGTTTCATATGTAGGAGCATGGTCAATATGTAGTAATATCAACATGGTAATATTGCTTCCTTTAATAGGATTAACTCAGGGGGTTCAGTCTGTTATATCTTATTTTCATGGTAGCAAGGATAAAAATAGAGAAGACATGGTAAAAAGTAAGATTGTAAGGTATAGTCTTATATATTCAATATGTGTAACAGTTTTAGTTTATATATTTTCACGTGAGATTTTAAATGTATTTACTGAGGACATTAATTTAATAATGCTATCTATTCCAATAATAAAAATTGTAGTAATAACTTTTCCACTAGTTGGTCTTATCTATACATTGATTACATTCATGCAAGTATTAGGGCAGGAAAGTAGTGCAAGCAAATTGGAATTGATGCGGCAGGTTGTATTTACTATACCCTTAGTTATTATAATTCCAATACTATTTTCCAATTACAATATACTGAATGTTGAACCACAGTTAGCTGTATTTTTTTCAATGCCAATATCAACAATTTTAATAATAATAATATACTTCAAAAAAATAAAAACTATTTTGAAGTGTATTTTATAA
- a CDS encoding OPT family oligopeptide transporter, with translation MKNKLSKEVYGGIDGKNYVPYVTDKSKKGMNFLVLIIGIILAAVFAASTAYSGMKSGLTVAAGIPGAIIGSMFIGVFAKSTGILGKNITQGMSSGGESIASGMIFVLPAIILIGSDITFLEGISVGVGGTLFGIGVLSLVYNYLIIEEHGKLMYPESMAISETLVASEGGGDAIKYMGIGFVISGIINVLTGSFLNIINNVVTYIGSRFYKWKFSIEVNPLLLGIGFIVGLDVSLTMFAGSILANFGVAPLIGYFTDMADRNIHTWNDVTVLLHSMEVNSISGSYVKYIGAGMMLCGGIIGAIKLIPTIILSIKETLKARSGNNENGEKSFGDTAILLGGVVIAFVAAFLISQSIMMAVISAIVSLILSLLFVIVAGRLTGTIGTSNLPVSGMTIASLVILTLVFVIMGWTGIADNKSLLLFATFMVVSISVAGGYSQSQKVTYIIGGSKKEMQNCFAIASIVGVIVVTGTIMVLKDQLAVTGADAQFALPQANLMSTLTSGIMSGNLPWPMIIAGVVIALFLFLLNLPIMTIAIGFYLPISTTSIILVGALIRVFIEKTSRNNKDKEVKVANGISLSSGLVAGGSIIGLLGIILQVTGIIAPRTPAGFASSNGMAIILLILLIIAFTIPVLTSRVKNNGK, from the coding sequence ATGAAAAACAAATTATCAAAAGAAGTCTATGGTGGTATTGATGGTAAAAATTATGTTCCATATGTAACTGATAAAAGCAAAAAAGGAATGAATTTTTTAGTATTAATAATAGGCATAATATTAGCAGCTGTTTTTGCGGCATCTACAGCTTATTCAGGAATGAAATCGGGATTAACTGTTGCAGCAGGAATACCTGGAGCAATAATAGGATCTATGTTTATTGGAGTATTTGCAAAAAGTACAGGGATACTTGGAAAAAATATAACACAAGGTATGTCTAGTGGTGGTGAATCAATAGCAAGTGGAATGATTTTTGTGCTACCTGCAATTATATTAATTGGAAGTGATATTACATTTTTAGAAGGTATAAGTGTTGGTGTTGGAGGAACATTATTTGGAATAGGAGTATTATCACTTGTATATAATTACTTAATTATTGAAGAACATGGAAAACTTATGTATCCAGAGTCAATGGCAATATCTGAAACATTAGTTGCTTCAGAGGGAGGCGGAGATGCCATAAAATATATGGGTATTGGCTTTGTAATAAGCGGTATTATAAATGTTTTAACTGGATCATTCTTAAATATAATTAATAATGTAGTTACATATATAGGAAGTAGATTTTATAAGTGGAAATTTTCCATTGAAGTAAATCCTCTTTTATTAGGAATAGGATTTATAGTCGGTTTAGATGTATCATTAACCATGTTTGCGGGTTCAATATTAGCAAACTTTGGTGTTGCACCATTAATAGGGTATTTTACTGATATGGCAGATCGTAATATACATACATGGAATGATGTTACGGTGCTTCTTCACTCAATGGAGGTAAATTCAATATCGGGAAGTTACGTTAAATATATTGGTGCAGGAATGATGCTTTGTGGTGGTATAATAGGTGCTATTAAACTTATTCCAACAATAATACTTTCAATAAAGGAAACATTGAAAGCTAGATCAGGAAATAATGAGAATGGTGAAAAGAGCTTTGGAGATACAGCAATTTTACTAGGAGGTGTTGTAATAGCGTTTGTAGCAGCATTCTTAATTTCACAAAGTATTATGATGGCTGTTATATCAGCAATAGTTTCATTGATATTATCATTGTTATTTGTAATAGTAGCAGGACGTTTGACAGGTACAATAGGAACTTCTAATCTTCCTGTATCAGGTATGACAATAGCTTCATTAGTTATACTTACATTAGTATTTGTTATAATGGGGTGGACTGGTATAGCTGATAATAAATCATTACTTCTATTTGCTACATTTATGGTTGTTTCAATATCAGTTGCAGGAGGATATAGTCAATCACAAAAGGTAACTTACATAATAGGGGGAAGTAAAAAAGAAATGCAAAATTGTTTTGCTATAGCAAGTATAGTAGGGGTAATAGTTGTTACAGGAACAATAATGGTACTTAAAGATCAGTTAGCAGTTACTGGTGCAGATGCACAATTTGCATTACCACAGGCGAATTTAATGTCTACATTAACATCAGGTATAATGTCTGGAAACTTACCATGGCCAATGATTATAGCAGGAGTTGTTATAGCACTATTTTTATTTTTATTAAATCTTCCGATAATGACTATAGCTATAGGATTTTATTTACCAATATCAACAACAAGCATAATTTTAGTGGGTGCTTTAATACGTGTGTTTATAGAAAAAACAAGTAGAAATAATAAGGATAAAGAGGTAAAGGTTGCAAATGGAATAAGTTTATCTTCTGGTCTTGTTGCAGGTGGTTCTATAATAGGTCTTTTAGGAATAATACTCCAAGTTACGGGAATAATAGCTCCTAGAACTCCAGCAGGATTTGCATCTAGCAATGGTATGGCTATAATACTATTGATACTATTAATTATAGCATTTACGATACCAGTCCTTACATCAAGGGTGAAAAATAATGGAAAGTAA
- a CDS encoding PqqD family peptide modification chaperone produces MESNNEMILNIKFKICDNINYIVSKDRVVTVYEKQDHKIQKIFRKLRFNIPMYKEITLDEYSSEVFLQIDGCKTVKEIGQFLEKKYGENVYPLYERLLVFLNYINVECRYIEKLKY; encoded by the coding sequence ATGGAAAGTAATAATGAAATGATTTTAAATATTAAATTTAAAATTTGTGATAATATAAATTACATAGTTAGCAAAGATAGAGTAGTTACAGTGTATGAAAAACAGGATCATAAAATACAGAAGATATTTAGAAAATTAAGATTTAACATTCCTATGTATAAGGAGATTACATTGGATGAATATAGTAGTGAAGTATTCCTTCAGATCGATGGATGTAAAACTGTTAAAGAAATTGGTCAATTTTTAGAAAAAAAATATGGTGAAAATGTATATCCACTTTATGAAAGATTATTAGTATTTTTAAACTATATAAATGTAGAATGTAGATATATTGAAAAGTTGAAATATTAA
- a CDS encoding class I SAM-dependent methyltransferase, with translation MTMELEKYYNKFCEDKRLTRRHGQVEYITSMKYIHEYLKDNKDAKILDVGAGTGRYSVELANEGYDVTAIELVKHNLGVLKSKGSTVKAMQGTALDLSRFSDNTFDMTLVFGPMYHLYKVEDKVKALKEAKRVTKVGGIILVAYCMNEYSVITYGFKENNIKESVKNGKLSKDFHVISEPEDLYDYVRIEDINKINDEAGISRIKIVSADGPANYMRPILNSMDEDTFKLFMDYHFSTCERSDLLGASAHTLDILRK, from the coding sequence ATGACAATGGAATTGGAAAAGTATTATAATAAATTTTGTGAAGATAAAAGGCTAACGAGAAGACATGGCCAAGTTGAATATATAACTTCAATGAAGTATATTCATGAGTATTTAAAAGATAATAAAGATGCAAAAATACTAGATGTTGGTGCTGGTACGGGGAGATACTCTGTGGAATTAGCAAATGAAGGGTATGATGTCACTGCAATTGAACTTGTAAAGCACAATCTTGGAGTTTTAAAGTCAAAGGGAAGTACAGTTAAAGCAATGCAAGGAACAGCATTAGATCTATCAAGATTTTCAGATAATACTTTTGATATGACTTTAGTTTTTGGTCCAATGTATCATTTGTATAAAGTTGAAGACAAAGTAAAAGCACTTAAAGAAGCAAAAAGAGTAACAAAAGTTGGAGGTATTATTCTTGTTGCATATTGCATGAATGAATATAGTGTAATAACATATGGATTTAAAGAAAACAATATAAAGGAGTCTGTAAAAAACGGAAAGTTAAGCAAAGATTTTCATGTTATTTCAGAACCAGAGGATTTATATGATTACGTAAGGATTGAAGATATTAATAAGATAAATGATGAAGCAGGCATTTCAAGAATAAAGATAGTTTCAGCAGATGGACCAGCTAATTATATGAGACCTATTTTAAATTCTATGGATGAAGACACATTTAAACTTTTCATGGATTACCATTTCTCAACATGTGAGAGATCAGATTTATTAGGTGCAAGTGCACATACATTAGATATTTTAAGAAAATAA
- a CDS encoding LacI family DNA-binding transcriptional regulator, with translation MYENENRRVTIKDIADELGVSTSTVSNVINGKTKKISDKTIERVQKALDEKQYIPNMAGILLAQNSSKIICVIISNHEKYEGNILQDPFISALMDSFAVEIEKNNYFMMVKITDNINEIIKYSSMWNMAGLFLIGFCEQDYNSLRKRIHIPFVVMDGFFEPKEKCGNISIDDFQGGYLMGEYLIKQGHRKIMYLSDNDMCMDHNRYLGLAKAFKDNKLDRKNLKLEIIPTYREERQLYYDKLKNEIHNYTAIFCASDAYAIEVINYLKDYGYNIPEDISIAGFDDISSGKIIRPALTTIRQDIKMRASKAILLLKELIDGNVKENNLILPVELIERDSVAYLSESR, from the coding sequence GTGTATGAAAATGAGAATAGAAGAGTAACCATAAAGGATATAGCAGATGAACTAGGTGTGAGTACATCAACCGTTTCAAATGTAATAAATGGCAAGACTAAAAAAATATCGGATAAAACAATTGAAAGAGTACAAAAAGCATTAGACGAAAAACAATATATACCTAATATGGCGGGAATACTTCTTGCGCAAAATAGTTCTAAAATTATATGTGTTATCATTTCGAATCATGAAAAATATGAAGGTAATATTTTGCAAGATCCTTTTATTTCAGCACTTATGGATAGTTTTGCAGTTGAAATAGAGAAAAATAATTATTTTATGATGGTTAAGATTACAGATAATATTAATGAGATTATAAAATATTCATCTATGTGGAATATGGCAGGATTATTTTTAATAGGATTTTGTGAACAAGATTATAATAGTCTAAGAAAACGAATTCATATTCCTTTTGTTGTAATGGATGGATTTTTTGAACCAAAAGAAAAGTGTGGAAATATAAGCATTGATGATTTTCAAGGTGGATATTTAATGGGTGAATATCTTATAAAACAAGGACATAGAAAGATAATGTATTTATCTGATAATGATATGTGCATGGATCACAACAGATATTTAGGACTAGCCAAAGCTTTTAAAGACAATAAACTTGATAGAAAAAACTTAAAACTTGAGATTATACCAACTTATAGAGAGGAAAGACAACTTTATTACGATAAATTGAAAAATGAAATACACAATTATACTGCTATTTTTTGTGCATCAGATGCATATGCAATTGAAGTTATAAATTATCTTAAGGATTACGGTTATAATATTCCAGAAGATATTTCAATAGCAGGCTTTGATGATATCTCATCAGGAAAAATAATAAGACCTGCTCTTACAACCATTAGGCAGGATATAAAAATGAGAGCATCAAAAGCAATCCTTCTTCTTAAGGAGCTTATAGATGGAAATGTGAAAGAAAATAATTTGATATTACCTGTTGAATTAATAGAAAGAGACAGTGTTGCATATTTATCAGAAAGTAGGTAG
- a CDS encoding MATE family efflux transporter: protein MFNKDKFYKDILSIAVPITVQSFFQSSVSVIDQIMVGQLGSVSIAGAGLGGKFSSLFSVTISAIATGAGILISQYYGSKNKKGINDSFICNMYFSLIISVFFTVISFVFPIKLMSIYSTDLDTINASASYLKIVSIGFIPMTLTLIISTFLRCIGYAKYPMCASIISVFINTGLNYLLIFGKSIFPAMGLEGAAWATNIARIFEFILIFIFLLVIKRKKKLYISFNLKMDFNFIRKVILILYPMLICEFLWSLGENGYAMIYGRIGTEACAAMTLTGPIQSLLIGIFSGIASASGIISGKALGDRQFEDAYIMSKKIFKIGVVGSIIIGIFLSAIASLYVKMFQVNYDIKHNTIYILYGFSLILFAKVSNMILGGGILRSGGNTKLVMFIDIIGTWMFGIPIGFIAAFIFRMPIYQVYFLLSLEEIIRLFISLIVFKKRLWIRNIT from the coding sequence ATGTTTAATAAAGATAAGTTTTACAAAGATATATTAAGCATAGCAGTTCCAATTACTGTTCAAAGTTTTTTTCAATCATCTGTAAGTGTAATAGATCAGATTATGGTTGGACAGCTTGGAAGCGTAAGCATTGCAGGAGCTGGACTTGGAGGTAAGTTTTCATCGTTATTTTCAGTTACTATTTCAGCAATTGCAACTGGAGCTGGAATACTTATTTCTCAATATTATGGAAGTAAAAATAAGAAAGGAATAAATGATAGTTTTATATGCAATATGTATTTTTCCTTAATTATAAGTGTATTTTTTACAGTGATTTCTTTTGTATTTCCTATAAAATTAATGTCAATATATTCTACTGATTTAGATACAATTAATGCTTCAGCATCTTATTTAAAAATAGTATCAATAGGATTTATCCCAATGACATTAACTCTTATAATATCAACATTTTTAAGGTGTATAGGATATGCCAAATATCCTATGTGTGCAAGCATTATTTCAGTTTTTATAAATACGGGTTTAAACTACTTGTTGATTTTTGGAAAATCAATATTCCCAGCTATGGGATTAGAAGGTGCTGCTTGGGCTACAAACATAGCAAGAATATTTGAATTTATTTTAATATTTATATTTTTATTAGTAATAAAAAGAAAGAAAAAATTATATATTTCTTTTAATCTTAAGATGGATTTTAATTTTATAAGAAAAGTTATTTTAATTTTGTATCCAATGTTAATATGTGAATTTTTATGGAGTTTAGGCGAGAATGGATATGCCATGATTTATGGAAGGATTGGAACAGAGGCATGTGCAGCTATGACTTTAACAGGTCCAATACAATCCTTACTTATCGGAATTTTTTCTGGAATTGCATCTGCATCTGGAATTATTTCAGGAAAGGCACTTGGAGATAGACAATTTGAAGACGCATATATTATGTCAAAAAAAATATTTAAAATTGGAGTTGTAGGATCAATTATTATAGGAATTTTTCTTTCAGCAATTGCTTCTTTGTACGTTAAAATGTTCCAAGTAAATTATGATATAAAACATAATACAATATATATACTTTATGGATTTTCCTTAATACTTTTTGCAAAGGTATCTAACATGATATTAGGAGGCGGAATTTTAAGAAGTGGTGGAAATACAAAACTAGTAATGTTTATAGATATTATAGGTACATGGATGTTTGGAATTCCAATAGGATTTATAGCAGCATTTATATTTAGAATGCCTATATATCAAGTATATTTCTTGTTGTCTCTAGAAGAAATTATTAGGCTTTTTATATCTTTAATTGTATTTAAAAAAAGATTGTGGATAAGAAATATAACATAA
- a CDS encoding aminoglycoside N(3)-acetyltransferase: MKNNEKERKIILKEDLIQGFKKLGVKEGQSIMVHTSLKSMGFVCGGAQIVIEALLESVKDKGTIMMPTQSWKNLDPQTGVHWEEPKEWWQLIRDNWPAYNKDITPTNTMGQVAEMFRKWPGAKRSSHPARSVAALGRYSEYLTENHDLSNIFGKDSPIDKLYKLDGYVLLIGVGYDKNTSIHLADAIAEYPGKHNVNESSAVMINGKREWITYETLAVDGEDFEDIGRDFEKAYQVNKIKIGNGEIRFMKQRDIVDYAVKWIEKYRK; this comes from the coding sequence ATGAAGAATAATGAGAAAGAAAGAAAAATTATTTTAAAAGAAGATTTAATACAAGGTTTTAAAAAATTAGGAGTTAAAGAAGGACAATCTATAATGGTTCATACATCATTAAAAAGTATGGGATTTGTTTGTGGAGGAGCACAGATTGTTATAGAAGCATTACTTGAATCTGTAAAAGATAAAGGAACTATAATGATGCCAACACAAAGTTGGAAAAACTTAGATCCGCAAACAGGTGTACATTGGGAAGAACCTAAAGAATGGTGGCAGCTAATAAGAGATAACTGGCCTGCATATAATAAGGACATCACTCCTACAAATACTATGGGACAAGTTGCTGAAATGTTTAGAAAATGGCCAGGAGCAAAAAGAAGTAGTCATCCTGCACGATCAGTAGCTGCATTAGGAAGGTATTCAGAGTATTTAACAGAAAACCATGATCTAAGTAATATTTTTGGAAAAGATTCACCTATAGATAAACTTTATAAATTAGATGGATATGTATTGCTTATAGGTGTTGGGTATGATAAAAACACGTCAATTCATTTAGCTGATGCAATAGCTGAGTATCCAGGAAAACATAATGTTAATGAAAGCAGTGCAGTTATGATTAACGGGAAAAGAGAATGGATTACTTATGAGACGCTTGCAGTAGATGGTGAAGATTTTGAAGATATAGGAAGAGATTTCGAAAAAGCATACCAAGTTAATAAAATTAAGATTGGTAATGGAGAAATACGATTCATGAAACAGAGAGATATAGTTGATTATGCAGTTAAATGGATTGAAAAATATAGAAAATAA
- a CDS encoding CidA/LrgA family protein — protein sequence MKYLQQLMIILAAYLLGVVLQVALNLPIPGTVLGLIILFLGLYSGIIKVEMIEDMCEILISHMSFLFIPAGVGLITSFGLLSGKIVAFSLVIIISTIIVWVVTAYVVKFLRKVCSK from the coding sequence ATGAAATATTTACAGCAATTAATGATTATTTTAGCAGCATATCTTTTAGGAGTAGTATTACAAGTTGCACTCAATTTACCTATCCCAGGAACAGTACTTGGATTAATTATACTTTTCTTAGGATTATACAGTGGAATTATAAAAGTAGAAATGATTGAAGATATGTGTGAGATATTAATATCCCATATGTCTTTTTTATTTATTCCAGCAGGTGTTGGACTTATTACAAGCTTTGGACTATTAAGTGGAAAAATTGTGGCTTTTTCGCTTGTGATAATAATTTCAACAATTATTGTTTGGGTAGTTACAGCATATGTTGTGAAATTTTTAAGAAAGGTGTGTTCAAAGTGA
- a CDS encoding LrgB family protein, protein MKEIISSPVFGVLISIAAYLIGCLVKEKLKYSFFNPLLIAIIILIIVMSNLHIEYSDYSKGGEIISFFLAPATVALALPLYKKFSLFKKNAIPILVGIICGSVSGIVTVISLAKLFHLSDDLTISLIPKSITTPIGMALAEQLGGLPSITVVAIIVTGIFGSIIGPFLDKIFKINDKVAMGIAMGNASHAVGTARAMELGETEGAMSSLTIAIAGIITVIIAPPLWNFFSHFIN, encoded by the coding sequence GTGAAAGAGATAATAAGTTCTCCTGTATTTGGAGTTTTAATATCCATAGCAGCTTATTTAATAGGATGTTTAGTTAAAGAAAAATTGAAATATTCATTTTTTAATCCATTACTAATTGCAATAATTATTTTAATTATTGTAATGTCAAATTTGCATATTGAATATAGTGATTATAGTAAGGGTGGAGAAATAATTTCATTCTTTTTAGCACCAGCTACTGTAGCCTTAGCGTTACCACTATATAAAAAGTTTTCTTTATTTAAGAAAAATGCGATTCCTATACTGGTAGGAATTATATGTGGTTCTGTATCTGGAATAGTAACTGTTATTTCACTTGCTAAATTGTTTCACTTATCAGATGATCTTACAATTTCGTTAATACCTAAATCTATTACTACGCCAATAGGAATGGCATTAGCAGAGCAGCTTGGTGGATTACCATCTATTACTGTTGTTGCAATTATAGTAACTGGAATTTTTGGTTCAATTATTGGTCCATTTTTAGATAAGATTTTTAAAATAAATGATAAGGTTGCAATGGGAATTGCAATGGGGAATGCATCCCATGCAGTTGGTACTGCAAGAGCAATGGAACTTGGAGAAACAGAAGGTGCAATGAGCAGTCTTACAATTGCAATAGCAGGAATTATTACTGTAATAATAGCACCGCCATTATGGAATTTTTTCAGTCACTTTATAAATTAA